The genomic region GCTCAGCCCCAGCGCGTAGTCGAAGTGCTGGAAGGTGCCGCAGGTCTGCGGCAGGACCTGgctgtgcaggagcagctccatgACCAGCGCTGCACCAtatggcacccacagcaccaggaACACCCAGCTCGCGGCCAGATCCGGCGCCCGGCGCGCCCTCCACCGCGGCACGGCCAGCGTGGCCATGGGCACTGCCaccggcagcagcaggaagaggcagaagcagaggCCGAGGTGCAGGAGGTTCACCGGGGACATGAGGTCCACGCTGCGCCGGAGGCAGCTCGGCTCCGGCACCGCCGTGGTGCCGCTGCTGAGAGCCCCTGGTGTTGCCAAGAGCAGCGCCAGGGCCCACACGGCCACGGCCAAGCGCCGGCTCCGCGCATCCCAACGGCACCAGAAGCGGCCGCAGGAGCCGGAGGCCACCAAGAGGCCTTGGGCAAAGAGGCTCCAGTACCACAGGAGGTGCATGAGCCGGCACAGAGCCGTGCCCAGGCGCCAGCCCTGCCCAATGCCCAGCGCCACAGCCGGCAGCACCGCGGCGAACAGCCCCGTGCCCATGGCCAACTGCGACACCAGCGCCCGGCTCTGTGGCCATTGAGGCCGCTTGaccagtgccagcagcagcgCCGCGGTGCCCAGCACGGCCATGGCACTGGTGACAGCCAGGAACGGGGGAGCCACGCGCTGGAAGACGGAGCAGTAGTGGTTATGGCACGGCGCGGCCCCATAGTCCAGAGAGGTCTCATTGCtgccatcatcaccatcatcttCACCATAGGAGGAGGAGAAGTTCCCCATGAGCTCCATGAGGTCCAGCAGGGAATTCCTGCTCTCCAGGAGGCTGGGGCTCTGCGGATGGGATGGATCCCAATGTGCCCCCACCGGTGCCACGGGATCCGAGCAGGGGCTTATCAGCGAGGGCCACACTATGGGGGGAGCccggctctgctgctcctcaacCACATCCACCAAACCGGGATGTGCCCATGGAGCCGCAAGCACTCACCACTGGGATGCAGTTGCCCATGATGGGGGTCCTGGGATGGCTCCGGCTCAATGGGGGCTCCACAGCACCGGCTCCGAGCGGTCTCCCCCTGGCTCCTCCCGCTGCAGGGAGGTgatggctgcaggcaggagataaGAGCGGCTGCACCGGGCGGGTGATTCCCACTGCCAGGCCCGGAGGAAGCAGGGGCCCTGCTGCCGGGAAGGCACCGGAGCAGGACTGGGAGGCAGGGGCAGGAAATGGAGGCTTCTTGGCAGAACAGCTCCAGCTCATCAGGAACTGTGTGGATGGGACGTGCGGATGCTCTGGCTGCCGGACCGGAGTGTGCCGCTGGCAGCGCATGGAGGAGAGGGGaatctgctgctccagctcGGGATGGCCcaatgggatcctatgggatcctatgggatcaGTGGGGGTGAAGCACTGGCTCCTGGGCTGCAGCGGCAGCAGCAAATGTGGCTTGGGGGAGGCTGGCGGCTGTTGTGCATGGTGAGACCATCACCAACCATAGTGGGAACGTCCTCATCCATGGTGGGAACAACCTCATCCATGGTAGGAACATCCTCATACATAGTGGGAACAACCTCATCCATGGTGAGACCATCACCATCCACGGTGGGAACATCCTCATCCATGGTGGGAACAACCTCAGTGATGGTGGGAAAACCTCATCCATAGTGGGAGCATCCTCATCCATGGTGGGAACACCCACATCCATGGTGGGAACACCCTCATCTACAGTGGGAACACCCACATCCATGATGGCAGCACCGCTGAGGGCGCTGGGGCTGACAGGGGTGATTTGGGAGCAGGAAAAAGGTCTGATTTTGGGTGAAAGGGGCCATGGGGCTGGGCCCAGCCCCTGCTTTGTGTGCTGAGCTCTGTCCCCCTCCCGGTGCCCCCCAGATCCCCccatggcagagcaggaggcGCAGGCAGGTCCGTGTGTGTAATCCAGATATATTTATAGGATTATTTCCCGAGATTAGCACAGGATATTAAAAGGTTATAAATCACATCGACGTCCCTCAGCTCCCCTTATGTACATACACGTCGAACACAGCACAACGACACAGCCCGTCCTCTGCCCCGTCCCGCTGCCGCCCCACAGCGTCTCCAGAGCTCCCTACAAATATGGCTTTCGTGTCTATTGAGAGTTCAGTGCCGGTGGGAAGCGGCCGGAGCCGAGCTGGAGATGCCACATCCTCCCTCCGTccactgcagccctggctcCCATGGCCTGGTGATGGGCACAGGGTGGCCGTGGGGCTGGAAGCCAACGTGTGCGGGCACCGAGGTGGCCCCGGTGGCAATGGCAGGGAGGGGGTCCCCTCCTCACGGTGACACTGGTGCTGTCACCCCCATTGAGGACCTCACCCCCTCCTTGGCCAACATCACCTCTTGGGCTTAGGACAAGATGGACCAGTCCCACCTACAACCGGAGCAGCACAgggggtccccatcacccccatgtGCTCACACCTTGTACCCTATTGGTGACATACCTCCTATGGTGACATGGTGTGCTCACCACCACACCTCACCCTCGCCATGATCCATTCAACCACTCACAAAGTGGGTTCTCCATCACCTCGCAGCCCCATGTGTCCCCATGGCTGTGTCCCTGCATGGGTGACCTGATGTGCCCATCACCCTCACACGCACCGCAGGGCTCCATcacccctcctgctgctctcttccATCCTCCAAAGCTCTTGCTACAGCAGGACAATGGGCATCACTTGGCCCATCCATTGCTGGTGggtcctgcctgtgctggctcCATCCTGGACCGCAAGAGACCAAATCCCGACTGGATTGAGCCCTGGAACAGCAGCCGCAGCCTCAAAGGGGCACGAACCTCCCTGTCCTCAGCTCCCACCTTCCTGCCCTTAGGAGCAGTTACCCCCTTCCCACCCAGAGCCCCAGGTTGGGGCTTTCTTCACATCATCTACAAGACGTAGACTTGAGTCTGAACTCCCCTGGAATGACATCCATGTGTTTGGATCTGAAGGAATGACGTCTATTCCATAGCGGATGTTGGGATCTTCAGCCAAGGACCAGGCCACACGTTCATCTGTGCACAGTGATCCCCACACACAGGCTGCAAACACCATCAACTCCTTCACCCCCTTGAGCCACTCTGCCTCCTCTTCCAACCCTGCTCCTTCCATGGTGGCTTCCCTATGGGAATGCTCCTCCTGCCACGTGCTCGTGGGGTCTGGATGGGAGCGATGCTCCCCATGGAGACCTGGTACCCATGGagacccctgccccatggcagagcatgggagCTCTTCCTCTACCTCCCAGGTGAGGTCACCGCCTTCCAAGGGTTCCCAAAGGattttcctcctccagcccacCCGAAATCCAACCAAGGGGCAGGTCCCCCTGTGTCCAAGACCAAGAGATGCTGCGATCCCGGGAAGCTGGAGATCCTCATCCCAAGGGAGAGCACCAAGACCTGGCTCCTCGGATGATGGAGCACATGAGCCCACGATGGGATCAAGAGGAAGGCCAGGAAAGCTGCTTGGATTTGCCTTGGAAGAGGcagtgaagaggaaggaggaggttGGAAACCACCCCCAGCCTCCTTGGAGACCCCTTAGGACACTAAACCGGGTGTTACATTTGGAGCCAGGAGGGAAACAGCCTTTTCCAAGGGAAAAGGGGGAcagggtgggaatgggatgctCCAGGATCGGAGCCCCTTCTCCTTGCCCTTGGTCAGctccagctcagctcctgcGGGTCCAGCACTGCCTCCTGCACTGAACGTCTCAATAGATGGTTGTGAATTGACCTTGGAATAGATGGTTCCGAATGGAAGTTGTATAAAGTTGAGGCCCTTTTTCCTCTGGATTCGCCCCAAAagctcctccctcccccctcccgcTGGGGTGGGACCGGGGAGCTGCaatcccagcagctcccagtctCTCCGGGGGCTCAGCGGATCCCACCCTGGAAGCTCATCCCCCTTCACACACGTTCCACACGAGGACAGCTTCCTCCCATATGGACACTGTTGGACAAGAACCACCAAGGATAAAATCAGGGCAGGGGCCTGGGTGATGCCCCAATTCCCATCCCACAGCCACCGCATCCGGGAGGGAACGCCGGGATCCCGGCGAGCGCTGGTGCCAACGGGGGCTTGCCCTGAGCCCGGAGCTGGTTTTATCCTTGGGATACctcaaagaaaaccaaactggaACGAAACGAAGGGAAGAGCGACACCGACCCCAGCCCAGGCTCCCACCCGAGGGCCCAAAGCAAAAGAGCAGCCACGAAACCAAAGCAAAGGTCcgaaggaaggaggggaattCGCTCACTCACGGGGATGGAGGCGCAAAGCAaagcggggccggggccgccgcTCCTGGAAACCAAGGGATGGAAGAGTTCAAGCATCAGCGGCTCCGGCGCTCCCTGTCCCGCATCCCTCAGCCCGGGGCTGAGGCGCAGGGGGTGCAATGGGTTAGGGTCGTGCTCTGGTTTCCGGCGCCATCGGTGGCTCCATGGCTCGCTCTGGTCCCGGCTCAGCCCTAGATGAAGTATTCCTTCTTGTCAtcacctcctgcctgcccaCCCTCCGCGTTGATGATGGCGGTGTCGGCATCCGGAGCATCATCCGAGCCCTTGGCCTCGTGGGTCAGGTACGTGCCTGGGGACACACACAAGGGGTTCGGTGTCATGGGGGTGCTGCTGTCACCCCACTCCCATACAAAGCAGGGAGAGGGGCGAGAGCCCCAGGGCTGGACAATGGAAGTGATGGGAAAATCCTTTGGGCTCGGCCTGCAATGGAAAAGTCACTGGGATGAGCCCGGCCGGGGACGGAGCTCGAGGCTTTCGCTGTCATCCCGAGCCAGGAGGtgaagctgcttctgctgccctcCCATCTgctccccccatccctgtgtTCCCTATGGAATGCGGAGCGCTCCGAGGGGCCGGGCTCAGGGCAGGGTGGGGGGCTCTTACTCACACATCACCTCTGCTGCCTTTGGCCGCTGTCTGGATGTGACCGTCTCCCCGTGTCTTATGCACATACCTGccgggatggggacatggaagtggcggaggggaaggaggaaggtgagggatggaggggaggcCGCGGTGATGGGTACCGAGCCATGGAAGGACATGGAGGAACAAGGGCAGGACCTGGTGCTCCCCAGCTCCAAGGATGCGCTGGGTGATGTCCACGCTGGTGCTGGTGCCACCGCGGGCACAGGGAGCCCGGAGGGCTCCGGATCGCGTTGTTGGGATGTGGAGCTGCCCCTTCACCCCTAACCCCATGTGTGGGGCTCAGCTCCGCGGCCCTGGCCCCACGCGCTCGGTACCTTTGTGTCTGATCAGGTAATGGCCCAGGACGATGAGGAGGCTGAGCAGGAGGAAGACGATGACGGCCACGACGCCGCCGATCACCGCGTGGTATGTGCTGGAGGTGGAGGGCACGGGGCTGGCATCTGGGGACACAGAGGGGGAAATGCTGCGGCACCGGCTCAGCACCGCACGGCCCCATCCTGACACACACCAGGgtaaaggggaagggaaggaggcagcagggaagcGAGGACGGGAAAGCATCAGCCTCTGGTGCTGGATCTGGATGAGCTGCAATGGGAAACCCCATCCCTTTGCCTGGCGGCAGCACCGGGACCACGCTCTGTGCAGCCCAGGTACCTCCGGGATGGGATTTGCCCATGGATGGCACACGATGCACCCCGAGTCCTGGGATCCTGCATTAGGGACACATCCGCCTTCCATTCCTCGCTCCTTGTGCCCAtgagctcagggaggggatggagccATAGAACCACACGGACAGGACACAGGGacaaacaggacacagggataacGCTCCACATGGACACAAAGCTCACGGGCAGCCAGGACCCCGTGGGGCTGGATGGTGGCTGCAGAGCCCACATGCACACAGGGGGGCACCTGGGGTGTGAGTGGGTCCCTGTCCTCCTATGGAGCTTGTGGCATCcataaagagaaggaaaaggagcttACGGTACCTTGGATGGGAGCTGGAGTGAAGGATGAAGCGGTGGCCATGGAAGCATGAGAGATGGGCTGGGAAGGGCCCGGAGTGGAGTGAACGTGTGGGGTGGGGAGCTGGGGAAGATCTGGGGAGGACAAGAACACAGGGACACGAATCAACCCCGGGGGGTGATAGAGCTCAGGGCTCCTTCTGCTCCCCCTTCCTTGGCCATGGGTCCTGCTCCTCATCTCCTGCTGGGAGCATCatcccatctcctgccccaTGGGATCCACCTGCCCGGGAATGCTGACACTGGGAAGCATCCGGATGCTCCAGTGATGGGCAAAAGAAGGAGAGTTTGGGAAGGGAACTGAGCCTCAATGAGGAGCTCATCTGCTGGGACACGCAGTGGGTGAGGGATGCTGGAGTCCTGGCTGCCTACGGAGGGTGCTGAGCCCATAGGTGGGTGCTGAGCGCCCTTGGCAGCACAAAACTGGTCCCTGCACAGAGCTCAGAcccacagggatggggggacatgggggtgatggaggaaCAGGACAGGGGGGCTTGGGTGCCACTGGTGCCATGCACTGCGTCTACCCCAGCCACATTGATGGGGAGGGATGCTGAGGGTGCCCAGTACAGGAGGGgaaggaatgggatgggaagggaagagctggagcaTGTAGGAGAGCTGGAAGATGGGACGTCCAAGGCTGGTAGAGAGAAGAGAGATGGCAAAAAGAGAGGAGAACCCCAAATCCAAGGCCAGATCCACAGGGAAACAGGCTCCTACCAACACGGGGTGgtaccagcagcagctccaggcgCAGCACACGGAGCTCGGACACGGCAGGACACAAGGACACGGTGGCAGAGaacaggcagggcagggggaggtGGTGGGGGGACAGCACCGACCCCTTCCCATGCAGGAACACGGGATGCAACATGCCAGGAACACGGGATGCAACACGCCAGGAACACGGGATGTAACATGCCAGGAACACGGGATGCAACATGCCAGGAACACGGGATGCAACACGCCAGGAACACGGGATGTAACATGCCAGGAACATGGGATGCAACACGCCAGGAACACGGGATGTAACACGCCAGGAACACGGGATGTAACACGCCAGGAACACGGGATGCAACACGGGATGCAGCGCAAACAGCAGCTCAGGAGCACGGGATGGGGCTGCCAGGGCACCTCGTGCTTTGGAGCCGGCTGGGAATGCTCTTTGGCTCGTGGAGGTATCACACAGAGGCTCGGGAGCTGCGGCAGCCTCTGCTCCTGTCCCAGAGGCTctaggctgcagcagctcccccagTGCATCTGCTCACATTCcccagcagaggcagcagggacCAAGCTGCACACACGCACCCACATCCCTGCATCTATGCATGCATCCCTGCACTCATTCATCCATCCCTGCAACCCTGCACccatgcatccatccctgcacccatgcatccatccctgcaaCCATGCATccattcctgcatccctgcacccatgcatccatccctgcacccatgcatccatccctgcaaCCATGCATccattcctgcatccctgcaacCATGCATCCATTCCTGCACCCATTCATTCATCCCTGCACTCATTCATCTATCCCTGCAaccatgcatccatccatcccgGCATCTATGCATCCATCCCcgcacccatccatccatccccgcacccatccatccatccccgCACccatgcatccatccctgcatccttgCAGCCATTCATCCATCCCGGCATCtatgcatccatccctgcacccaTTCATCCATCTCtgcacccatccatccatccccgcacccatccatccatccctgcacccatccatccatccctgcacccattcatccatccctgtatccattcatccatccctgcacccatccatccatccccgCACccatgcatccatccctgcatccctgcaaccatgcatccatccctgcacccattcatccatccctgcacccatccatccatccctgtatccattcatccatccatccctgcacccatccatccatccctgtatccattcatccatccctgcagccatccatccatccatccatccctgcacccatccatccatccctgcacccatccatccatccctgcatcccacagggCTCACACATCCAGCCCCGCTTACCGCTGACGTCCAGGTTGTACTTGGCCACGACGCTGCCCATGGAGCTGGTGGCCGTGCACACGTAGGTGCCACTGTCGCTCTTGTTGAGGAAGGGGAAGATGAGGACACTGTCggagctgagctgcaggggAGCATCACTGCCCTCCTTCTCCCATAGGAACTCCTGGGGGCTGCGGGGTGGGATCAGGGTGAGGGGGGTTAAACAGGAGGGAAACAGCTCCATGAGggtcctgaaggggagacctgagagcagctccagtgcctgaaggggctgcaggaaacctggagaggggcttgggacaagggatgcagggatgggacaatgggaatggcttgaacctgcccgaggctgagctgagctcttaggcagaagctgttccctgtgagggtgctgaggcgctggcacagggtggccagagaagctgtggctgccccatccctggcagtgctcaaggccaggttggacacaggggcttggagcagctgctccagtggaaggggtccctgcccatggagctggatgagctttaagggcccttcccaCCCAACTCGTTTGTGATCCCAGGACACATCCCATGTAAGAAAGACCAGGATGGATCCTCTGCTCCAGGGGGTCTGTGCCCAGCCCGAAGCCCACCCGGTGCCACCTCCAGCACCTTGAGGCTGCTCTAGGGACCCcactggaggagcaggagccgATGGGTCCTTACATGGGGTTGCCCTGCCCATcgcactgcagctgcagcttctctcccTCCCGTGGGTACTGTGGATGGGGCTCGATCTTCGCTGTCGGCTTGTCTGGGGATGGAGAGAGGCAGCGTCAGCGGCCGgcaccccaaaaccctgccCCATACACGGCATgcaccccaaaaccctgccCCATACACGGCATGCaccccccaaaaccctgccCCATACACGGCATggaccccccccagcaccccaaaaccctgccCCATACACGGCATggaccccccagcaccccaaaaccctgccCCATACACGGCATggaccccccagcaccccaaaaccctgccCCATACACGGCATggagcccccagcaccccaaaaccctgccccacacatggCATGGaccccccaaaaccctgccccacacacagCATggaccccccccagcaccccaaaaccctgccccacacacagCATggacccccccagcaccccaaaacctTGTTCTATGGGTGCAAGGACCAGCCAGCACCCCAAAACCTTGTCCCATGAGGCACAAGCACTCCCCCAGCATCCCAAACCCCTGCCCCACACTATGCAGGGACCCATATGCACGACAACTCCATGTCCCTGCATGTGTCGGTGCTGAGCTGTGGGGATGCTGAGGCTCTTCCATCTCCTATCCCCCTTCCCCATAGATCCCTTCCCAATCCCCCCACGTACAGTGAACCTGCAGCTTCTGTGTGGTTGACCTCTCTGCGTTCTGCAGTGACTCGTGGTCCACGGTGCAGGTCACCTCGGCCTCATTGTCCTCCTTGGTCACCCGGAATTCCACACGGCTGCTCACGGTGAACGTCTTCCCATTGGGATCCTCCACCACCTCCGTGCCCTCATCTGCATGGGGGGGATAGGGGAGGCTCAGGATGCGGATGGTGCCGACCCCGATGTGGAGCATCCCTCGGGGCCGGGTACCACCGTGGTCCATGGTGGATGCAGATGATGCCGACCCTGATGCAGAGCATCCTCGGGGCCAGGCACCACCGTGGTCCACGGTGGATGCGGATGATGCTGACCCCAATGGGAGCATCCCTTGGGGCCGGGTACCACCATGGTCCACAGTGGATGCAGATGATGCCAACCCCGATGGGAGCATCCCTTGGGGCTGGGTACCACTGTGGTCCACGGTGGATGCAGATGATGCCGACCCCGGTGGGAGCATCCCTTGGGGCCGGGTACCACCATGGTCCACAATGGATGCGGATGATGCCGACCCCGATGGGAGCATCCCTTGGGGCTGGGTACCACCATGGTCCACAGTGGATGTGGGTGATGCCAACCCCGATGCAGAGCATCCCTTGGGGCTGGGTACCACCATGGTCCACAGTGGATGTGGGTGATGCCAACCCCGATGGGAGCATCCCTTGGGGCTGGGTACCACCGTGGTCCACGGTGGATGCGGATGATGCCAACCCCGATGCAGAGCATCCCTTGGGGCTGGGTACCACTGTGGTCCACGGTGGATGCGGATGATGCCGACCCCAATGCAGAGCATCCCTTGGGGCTGGGTACCACTGTGGTCCACGGTGGATGTGGATGATGCCGACCCCGATGTGGAGCATCCCTTGGGGCTGGGTACCACTGTGGTCCACAATGGATGCAGATGATGCCGACCCCAATGGGAGCATCCCTTGTAGCCGGATACCACCGTGGTCCACAATGGATGTGGATGATGCCAACCCCGATGCAGAGCATCCCTTGGGGCTGGGTACCACTGTGGTCCACAATGGATGTGGATGATGCCGACCCCAATGCAGAGCATCCCTTGGGGCCGGGTACCACCGTGGTCCACAATGGATGCAGATGATGCCGACCCTGATGGGAGCATCCCTTGGGGCCGGGTACCACCGTGGTCCACAGTGGATGTGGGTGATGCCGACCCCGATGGGAGCATCCCTTGGGGCTGGGTACCACTGTGGTCCACCGTGGATGCGGATGATGCCGACCCCAATGCAGAGCATCCCTCGGGGCCGGGTACCACTGTGGTCCACGGTGGATGTGGATGATGCCGACCCCGATGGGAGCATCCCTCAGGGCTGGGTACCACCGTGGTCCACAATGGATGCAGATGATGCCGACCCCAATGGGAGCATCCCTTGGGGCTGGGTACCACCGTGGTCCACAATGGATGCGGATGACACCGACCCCAATGCAGAGCATCCCTTGGGGCCGTGTGGTCCATGGTACCCAGGGTTTTGGCACCCACCTTTGAGCTCCTTGTTGCCCTTCCTCCAGCGGAGCTGTGCCGCGGGTTTGCTGCCCGACGAGCGGCAGGTCAAACGCGCCAGCTTCTCCTCATCGATGGGCTGCTCGTGCCCGAAGATCTGCGGCTTCTGGGGCACCCCTGGGGCacaacgggggggggggagggggggtgagTGCTGCCAGACGGgcaggggatgcaggggatgggcAGGAGTCTCAGgcaggggatgcaggggatgggcAGCAGGAGATGCAGGCCATGGGCATCAGCCTTACCCAGCACGGTGACCAGGGCCTTGGCAGTCCGCACGGGCATGGTGAAGAGGGAGCAGGTGTATTCCCCCTCATCCGACAGCACCACATCACTGATGCTGATGGTCAGCTCGTTGGGGGTGGATTTCTCCAGCTGGATCCTGTTATCCcgcagggctggggcagagccacAAGGGGTGAGTGCCAGGCTGGGTACCACATCCCCCCTACCCCCTCATGGCATCAATGGAGGTGGGAAACAGTGTGAGCATCACCTCAGCACCATCACCACCCTCAGCACCATCACCACCCTCTGCCCCCGGTCCCAAAGCCGGctcctctcccatccccattcccaattGTACCTCTTTTCTCCCCAAAGTAGAGGGTCTGCTGGGCAGGATTGGACCATTGCAGTGAGGAGTCATCGGGATCCTCCACTTGGCACTTGAGGACCACGGTACCACCGGTCACCACAGTCTCATCCGACGTCGTGGGCTGGCTCTCTGGATGCAGAAGGGATGGGTGAGAAGGGGCCTGGATCCACCAGGATCACCCAGCACCCAAGGGAAGGAACAGGCCCCAAGCCCTTGGGATATGGAGGGATAAAGGTGATTTCCAGCTGATCCCAAGCCCTGGATGGTCCAactggggcagggaatggggtcCCCCTGGTTCAGCTGCTCTGGGTGGTAGCATGGGGGGGACAAAGGGAGCAGGGATATAGGGAGCAGGGATAAAGGGAGCAGGGATATAGGGAGCAGGGATATAGGGGGCAGGGATAAAGGGAGCAGGGATATAGGGAGCAGGGATATAGGGAGCAGGGATATAGGGAGCAGGGATATAGGGGGCAGGGATAAAGGGAGCAGGGATATAGGGAGCAGGGATATAGGGGGCAGGGATAAAGGGAGCAGGGATAAAGGGAGCAGGGATATAGGGAGCAGGGATAAAGGGAGCAGGGATATAGGGAGCAGGGATATAGGGGGCAGGGATAAAGGGAGCAGGGATATAGGGAGCAGGGATATAGGGAGCAGGGATATAGGGAGCAGGGGACAACAGGGACCTGCTCTCAGGCACACACCAGCCCTGCTTTCCCATTGGGATCTGGCCCCACTTCACATGGAAGAGGATGGTTGGTGCCCATCAGGCATGAGCGGATCCAGGTGGGAGCAGGGATACATCAGGATGTGGgaagctctgctccagcaccccaggagcagcagcaaactggggctcccaccagcacccacagcatggGATGCTCCATTGGCCACGTCCAGAAAGAGCATCCATGGCCCATTGAAATCCATGGGGAACACAGCCCATGGCCTGCTCTCTGTCAGTGCTATTGCTCACACTGGGCTGTGCTTCCTCACCTAAGGAAttgtccttccttccttccgaCTCCTCGGAGGGCTCCAGCAGCCCAAGGGCAGGGAAGAGCAGCCCTGGGATCAGGTGTCCCCCAAGGACAACTATTCCAGGACACGGGATGTGCCAGCAAGCACAGGGGACAAGGGGGACACAGGCTCCTCTGCATCCCCtcctcatccagctccatccaTGGAACACGGACACTGTGCCCATTGCTCTGCACTCATGGCTCAAGGGGCTTCACATCATCTCACTCCATTTAGGCAGGGACACGGCCTCAGCATCCTGTGGGATGCAGCCCATGCAGGCGGATGGCACAGCCGTGCTTCCCTGCTGCCCACCACCAGTTACCAGGAGAGGGATGCAAGCGGCTCCAGCCCATTTCCCACTTGGAATGACGAAGGGAAACACTTTATTCCACTCCTAATGTGAATTCCCAcagggagcaggatggagcGAAGAGGTTTTGGAGGGGATGAGGCTGTCAGAGCTCATCCCAGCTCCAGGAAAACCAGGGCTGGGAATGACATGGATccctctcctgctcccagcagccaCCACTACCAGAGATGCTTCCAATTGGGACTAAAGGCATTCCCAAGGTGAAGCTGAGGCCATGGGGACACATCCCTGCACATCCCACCCTGGAATCCCATAGCCGGGGCCGTTATCCCGGTTCCCCTTCATGCTGCTCCGGCTGCAATGCTGGGATGAGGCTGCTGTGAGTCGCTGTTGTCCCTATTCCAAGCACTCCAACGTCAGCTGAGGACAGCAAAACCCACCCAGAGCAGGCCCATCCCTTAAcaacaccagcaccaccagtacCGGGTATGGGGAGAGGCTCAACAAGCAGGAtggaaccatggaatggtttgggatgaa from Melopsittacus undulatus isolate bMelUnd1 chromosome 20, bMelUnd1.mat.Z, whole genome shotgun sequence harbors:
- the ACKR1 gene encoding atypical chemokine receptor 1, whose product is MDEDVPTVDGDGLTMDEVVPTMYEDVPTMDEVVPTMDEDVPTMSPSLLESRNSLLDLMELMGNFSSSYGEDDGDDGSNETSLDYGAAPCHNHYCSVFQRVAPPFLAVTSAMAVLGTAALLLALVKRPQWPQSRALVSQLAMGTGLFAAVLPAVALGIGQGWRLGTALCRLMHLLWYWSLFAQGLLVASGSCGRFWCRWDARSRRLAVAVWALALLLATPGALSSGTTAVPEPSCLRRSVDLMSPVNLLHLGLCFCLFLLLPVAVPMATLAVPRWRARRAPDLAASWVFLVLWVPYGAALVMELLLHSQVLPQTCGTFQHFDYALGLSEALGLLHCWMGPTAVLLAAWLCQGITMG